In the Sarcophilus harrisii chromosome 1, mSarHar1.11, whole genome shotgun sequence genome, one interval contains:
- the CMKLR1 gene encoding chemokine-like receptor 1 translates to MATDDYNFSDGYYDYEGDGFVIAPEESTPNDDGVARIFLVVVYSLVCILGLLGNGLVIVITTFKMKKTVNTVWFLNLAVADFLFNVFLPIHIVNAAMDYHWVFGKVMCKISHFVVIYNMYTSVFLLTTISFDRCVSVIFPVWSQNHRSIRLASIACMAIWTLAFFLGSPFLVFRDTTVHQGKVVCFNNFSLSANVSHPHHPHLVQDSVAYTRHVMVTVTRFLCGFILPVFIITVCYLIIVCKLKRNRLAKSKKPFKIIMTIIITFFLCWCPYHTLYLLELHHISVPASVFSLGLPLATALAISNSCMNPILYVFMGQDFKKFKVTIFSRLVNALSEDTTAHSSFMSHRSITKMSSVNERSSVNERETGML, encoded by the coding sequence ATGGCCACCGATGACTACAACTTCAGCGATGGCTACTATGACTATGAGGGTGATGGGTTTGTGATCGCTCCCGAAGAGTCAACCCCCAACGATGATGGGGTCGCCAGGATCTTCCTGGTGGTGGTCTACAGCTTAGTCTGCATCCTGGGACTCTTGGGAAATGGCCTGGTCATTGTAATCACCACCttcaagatgaaaaaaactgtAAACACGGTCTGGTTTCTCAACCTAGCCGTGGCAGACTTTTTGTTCAACGTCTTCCTCCCGATTCACATCGTCAATGCTGCCATGGACTACCACTGGGTTTTTGGGAAGGTCATGTGCAAGATCAGCCACTTTGTGGTGATCTATAACATGTACACCAGCGTCTTCCTTCTCACCACCATCAGCTTTGACCGTTGCGTCTCGGTCATCTTCCCGGTGTGGTCCCAGAACCACCGGAGCATCCGGTTAGCCTCCATCGCCTGTATGGCCATCTGGACCTTGGCCTTCTTCTTGGGTTCCCCATTCTTGGTCTTCCGGGACACAACTGTGCATCAAGGCAAAGTCGTCTGCTTCAACAACTTCAGCCTGTCGGCCAACGTCTCCCACCCCCACCACCCCCATTTGGTCCAGGACTCGGTGGCGTACACGAGGCACGTGATGGTGACCGTCACCCGGTTCCTGTGCGGATTCATCCTCCCTGTGTTCATCATCACGGTGTGCTACCTCATCATCGTCTGCAAGCTGAAGCGAAACAGGCTGGCTAAATCCAAGAAGCCGTTTAAAATCATCATGACCATCATCATCACCTTCTTCCTCTGCTGGTGTCCTTACCATACCTTGTACCTGCTGGAGCTCCACCACATCTCGGTGCCAGCCTCTGTTTTCAGTCTGGGGCTGCCATTGGCCACAGCCCTTGCCATCTCCAACAGCTGCATGAATCCCATTCTGTACGTCTTCATGGGGCAGGACTTCAAGAAGTTCAAGGTGACCATCTTCTCCAGGCTGGTCAACGCCTTGAGCGAGGATACGACGGCTCACTCTTCCTTCATGAGTCACAGGAGCATCACTAAGATGTCCTCGGTGAACGAGAGGTCCTCGGTGAATGAGAGGGAAACGGGGATGCTTTGA